The Oryza glaberrima chromosome 5, OglaRS2, whole genome shotgun sequence DNA segment AATAATTTTAATAATCTAAAGGAAATATGAGCGAAGGTTGTGCATGTGTGTTAATAGAGATAAGTGTGCATGCGTCGTGAATATCTGCGTTTGAATCATGTTtcttaaaaatgaaaattttaacaaTAATTTAATGGTTAActgatactctctccgttttatattataaatcgtattTAACTCTTTCTTTCCTACTATAAAAAATTTCAGTTTTACTAAGTTCAtaatagcaacatctaaaacatcaaattagtttcatcgaatatattttgataatatatttgttttgtcttgaaaatataataatcaaaACGACTTGAAATGAAAAATGAAAGAGCGGCCCAATACCGGACGAAGATGATGGACCATAGGAGGATGAGATGGTCAGAATCTGGATAGAGTCGTGGGCCCACTTCCAGTGACACTGATTTTTCCACATACTGCTCGCACGTTGCTCGTGCTTCGCTCGCCGCCGATGAGGCCGggagccatggccgccgccgccgcgaagctcCCGCGCctcaccacctccgccgcgctcTTCCCGACCCCGAGGCCGTTCGGCTCCCCCAGGCCCGCCAAGGCCaggccgatgccgccgccgccgcccatcaccATCTCCATGGACCCTGCCGCCGTCGACCCGGCCCACCTCCAGGCGCTCATGCTCGCCTGCGCACACTCCTGCGCCATccgcccctcgccgccctccgccgcggaGGACCCCGTCGACCTCCGCAAGCTCCGCGTCGCGCTCGCGCACAGCTTCCTCGTCGTGTCCGTCTTCTGCAGCGCGAGGTTCCTGGACGATGGGGATGGGGGTGTCGAtggcgatggccggcggcggctgctgggcCTGGGGCTCGGGCTCGGGCGGCGAGAGGACCGGCGGCTCGTCGGATTTGGCCGGGCCGTCTCCGACGTCGGGCTCACCGCGTCCGTCCACGACGTCGTGGTATaattttttcctttcttatgATCTCAAATGGGCGATGAGGTAATTGTTCCTGATGGAATTCTGGGATGCAGCAATTAGTTTGATCCGTATGGATACCTATGAGTATGAGCATGGGTGGTAGTGTAGTAGATCGATTTCAATATTGATTCCATCTAGCAACCAAACACTGACTAAAAATTCAAAGTTTGTTGCAAGAAACTAGAGCACTCTCACAGTGTACTTCTGAGAGAGCAATTTTATCTGCAGTAGGAATGCTGAGTGAAAAACAAACCACAGAAGGCAACATTTCAACATTGGCGGTGCAGCCGTGTGTATTTCTTGCGACCCTAATACGTGAATTGTCTGTTATGTTAtccaaaatagaaaagaaaaactcaaagaACATTGTGCATGTGAAAAAGAAATGCAATAACTGAAAGTAAAATTTTTTGTGCACTAATATAGTTGATGTACGTTCAAACATTTTCTTCACAGCACTAGGTGCAACTGAAATGATTGGGAGGGTACTTGGGCCATCAAAATGATGTGCATACCTGAACTGAATACAGTCTGTTAGTCTATCTACAATCTACTGATAACTTACTTTGATGTGTCCTACTTATATTATTTTCCTGAATCCTGAACATTGAACAAAAGGTTGTCGACCTATTGAATTGCATCTGTTCATATGACTTTCTTCAGTGACTAACAGGTACATCCGTCACTACAGAGGAGAGGTATAGGCCGACAAATTGTTGAGAGAATGACAAGGTAATGTATTATCTCCAGTGTTTTCAGTGATAGTATTTGAAAGGGGGTTCCTTGTGTCACTTTATTTCATTAGAGGAAAAAAGCAGCATACATGACATTGTACATAAATTATGCCAGCCAGCAAAACCACAGCATAAACACTTCTATAGACATTCTCAATGGATGCCTTGCAACTGAAAATCGAAGTCTTGTTGTacataaacaagaaaaaaataaagttccTTTTTGCAATCTGTTAGTTGATGAATTCTTCCCAGAATGTTCTCTATTGTTATTCCAAAATTGATTCGTACTTGCTTGGATTGATCACTTATCTTGGGAGTATGTAAGAAGCAAGTATAATTTGCACACAGATTATTAACTAGGCTTTTTTAACTGTCTTAGTTTTTGGTATACAAAGTCCCCTTGCCTTGTACGTCCTTAATGCCACAGTCAAAACCAAGTTACTGATGGTATCTTGATCAAGTGATCTTAGGTCAACGACGCAATAAATCTATTTGAAGTAGAGAACTTGTTGAGTGCATCAGGTTGATCCAATGTTCAAATTTCATTTACTCATCTTATCTGTCACAATTTCTGCAGAGTACTCCATAACAGAGGTATATTTGACATTTCCGCACTATGTACAGAAAAGGAGAGGTATTGCCTTCCTGTCTAATCTGGCACACCTCATGTGAATCCGTGTTCTTGTCGAATATACTATATGATGGAAGTGTGATGATATACTTTGACATATGCGCTGCAATATATATTCACTGGTATATGATGAGTTTATCATTCCCTGGTGCTAATGGCAGGCCCTTTTTTGAAGCATGTGGATTTGGGGACGATGCAATGGGTTCAACAACAATGATGTACACGGGAAAGATGCACAGATAGTACACAATGATAATTGTCTCAAGGAAGATATTGACAGCTCCTCTGGTGGGTTAACAGTTGCTGCTTGAATATATCACTGCCAGTAAAGGAACAGCAGCCGGAGTAAATTATGCAATCCTTTCTAGCTGGTTAGAAGAGAAAATAACCAGAAGGATATGGCAAAACTCATAGCATACTAGTATTTGTGAAGGATAGCAGTACATACCATGTTTGATACCCCAGACCAGCATCTGTATACTCTACCACTGATTGTAAAAACTTTGAGATGAGTGCTAAGATTTCATTTACAAACAAAGAATGAAGGAAGGAAACAAATACATCAAACAAGTTATTGAATCTGCAGTGGAAATAGCAATTATCCTTCAAGGCttacttatttttaatcttttagtGCACGGTATAAACTGTGGTGTGTAAGAAGAATTTGTCCATCTTTTGATTCAATCTGTCTCAATCAGCTCGGTTAATAGAAAGGACTGTGTTCTGAACCTCTGTAAAAACGCAATAGAAGAATATGCATCTTGAGGCATTGGCAAAATGAAAAACCAAGCACATTCCTGAAACATCAGCAAACGGCACGGTTCAATTTGTATAGCGTACAGCTACCATTGCTGCAATCAGTTTTCAGTTACATGTGCTTCTAGTTCGAATGGAAGTTGTAAAAACCAGCAAATATTCATCGCAAAATCAGTTACATGTGCTTCTGAAAGTTGATAACAAACCGTGCTAAGTTGAGTCCCCACGAATTCCTCTCGATCTTCAGGCAGCCGCCAAGTGGATGTGGATCAGATATTCTGATGTTCCCCTGTCTTATAGATACCTGGTGAAGCAAGACAAAAGGATTGCCTTCAAAATTCATGAACACGCTTCATCTGAATCTCTTGTGTTTAGCTGCAATCTGCAGGTACGGTCTGATGATAGCGAGGTTTGGTCTGAAGGAAAATGGCAGCGAATTCTGTTCATACATGCAACTACTATTAAAAATTTCCAGAAGTCCATTTTGTCTTTGACATTGGCCAAACAAAATAGTACTCCTATCTACTACTATTTGCTAGCAATTGGCTTGAATCTGATGATTTGAGCATCTGCACGACGAAGCCATGGTTTGGGGATCGAGCAAACTTGTTTTTGTCATCCAATATTTATCTTAAATCGAACCAGACATGGTCTAAATTTTTCCTTTTACTTAAATCTAGGATAAGAGCTTTACTTGCAGTCAGTTGGCACTATCTGTACAGTAACAGTACTACAAAACCGTTCCAACTGTCGATCTTTGGCAGGCAAATGCTTTCTCATCAAGCTTATGCGTTGCCGTAACCGTAAACATAGCTTTTTGCGTTGCCGTAAACATTGACTTGTTAGGCCGACCAGAGTCACAGATGGATGGCATCATGGCAGTATGGCACCTCACAATCAGTACACGATACAGGCAAAATCTTACACCTAAAAAAGAAGTGTACACCTGAAGCTCAAGACGCATTTCTCGTGCATTCTTtatgcagcagcagaagaactCCATCCTCCCAAATTGCTCAAACACACAACCACTTTGCTCTTTGCACATGTCAGGTGCAGCAAGCAGCGTCGTCAAGTCGGCGCAAGCAGCGATCAATCTGAACTGAAGTTGGTGGTGTGGCTGTGGCCGCCTAACTACGTAGTACATCGCCGTCTGCGTATGCTAATCCTCTCTCCCATAACTTTGCCCAGTAATCAAGCGTAAACCTAACCATCTCGTACTTAATCTGAAGAGAAAGACAAGGTCTCGTCTTGTTTTGAACGGCAGCACCCTAGTCAACTTCAAACTGCGCAGTAGAGGCAAAAGCTGGTCGTCGTGGCGGGTTCATCGGGAGGGGATTATTGATTTAGTTTGGATTATTGATTTATGTTATACTTGACACAGTTCTATatagtattagattttttttaaaaaaatacaaacgcAAATACCTACAACACATGTGCACTCACCTCTTATGAATGCGCCCGCCCAAACACCTTACTCCTATAGCTGCATCCAAAAGACCGGACCGGTAACTACTAATGAAAGAATAATACCGTAAATGAGAACACCTGTATCAAATATGAAATTTGAATCCGGATGATTTAGTTTCATCACAACAACCTAACCAGTTGATCTACACTTATTCCATAGATCTATGATAgatttaaagtttatatgttaaattgttattgtttaagttttaaatttatatattcatatatttataGAGCTAGAAATATTCAGCTCTAAAAATCATTGGATCCCTAGCTCTGCCAGACCGTATTCTTTCACCTTATTTTTCAGctcacctctttttttttttcgtacaCATGTTTTTCATACAGTCAAACTAtaccattttctaaaaaaaattctatatgaaaaattgttttagaaaatatatttaccaTTCTTTTTGAAGATAaggatacttaattaattatgtgctaaaaAATTGTTCCGTTTTACGTTTGAGATAGCTCCCAAACGCAACTAACGATCACATCCTAGACAGCAAAGAAGGCATTGTTTCGGCGTCCGCGCCGCGTCGCGAGGATTTTCAGAGGCCaacccaaccaaacaaacaacctCCAAAAACCATCCCCCGGGATTATCTCCGcgatctcctcttctcccccgccgccgctgctttgcGGTTGCACCCGCCCatgtccgcgccgccgccgccgccgccgcctaatGCTAGCACTCCTGCTCCTGCACCGCCGTTGCCTCCGTCTCTTGGTGCACCcgacccgccgccaccaccaccacctgtgATGCCAtctcgtccgccgccggctgctccgcctccctcgccaccggcagcgtctcctcctcctcctgctccaccggtggcgccgcggccaactccgtcgcctcctcctcctccaccggtgaTGCCGTCGAAGCCAGTGAAACCTGTACCGCcttcgtcgcctcctcctcctccggtgatgcagccgccgtcgccatctccaCCACTaataccgccgccgccgccgcctactccGGTGATGCCGGTGCTACCACCGACGCCGTCCCCGCCTTCACCGGTGAAtccaccaccgccatcgccgtccccgCTGCCTTCTCCGGTGAACCCACTGCCGCCAATAACGTCACCACCTTCCCCGGTGTCACCACCTTCTCCGGCAAATCCACTGCCGCCTGCGACGTCACCACCTTCTCCGGCGAACCCACTGCCGCCTGCGACGTCACCACCTTCTCCGGCGAATCCACTGCCGCCGACGACGTCACCACCTTCTCCGGCGAATCCATTGCCGCCGACGACGTCACCACCTTCCCCGGCGAATCCACTACCGCCAACGACGTCACCTCCTTCTCCGGCGAATCCACTACCACCAGCGACGTCACCGCCTtctccagcgccgcctccaACGGTGCCTTCCCAACCACCGGCGGCTgcaccggcgccgacgacgaagcCACCACCAACCCCGCTCCCACCAGCTCGATCGCCGCCAGCGCCATCTCCAGCTTCCCGCGAAccgtctccctcgccgtcgccgtcagtAGCACCACCGTCTCTTCCAATCTTCACCCCGTCACCCCCcggtggtggccgcggcgccgccactccttcgccgccgtcgtcgcggccgtcgcctagatctccgccgccgccgtcctccgccccGCAAGGAGTGATGATCGCCATCGTCGCGGCCATCGTGGCGTTGCTCGTGCTCGGCGCAGTCGCCGCCGGGCTGCTGTGCTTctgctcgcgccgccgtcgccgccgccgccgccagccaacATCGCCGGGTATGTGTTCGACCGCTCACTTTACACCACTAACCTGGCCGGTGCAACGCCGGTGCAGCACCGGCCGGCCACCGGCGTGTCGCGCGGACACGGGTTTGCATTAGCGCAAGTCGTCggctcttcgccgccgccgcgcggttACGACGCatcgcgcacgcgcgcgcgcacttTCGCCATGTCGCGTCGTGCGCGGCGGTGACGTCCGTGTCGCGTCGTGCGCGGTGGTGACGTCACGGAGGCAAATGGTGACCGTGACACGTGGTCGTAAAGTTGGATGCACCAAACGGCTTGGGGGTATGGAGGGACGATGGACGTGTTGCTCTTGCACAATTCGATCAAACTTGAGCTTTTCTTCAAGTTAGTGGACAGACCGTCTAGACAAAGTTGGATGCAATCGAGTACTCctttcgtccaaaaaaaaa contains these protein-coding regions:
- the LOC127774615 gene encoding acetyltransferase NSI isoform X2, with protein sequence MRPGAMAAAAAKLPRLTTSAALFPTPRPFGSPRPAKARPMPPPPPITISMDPAAVDPAHLQALMLACAHSCAIRPSPPSAAEDPVDLRKLRVALAHSFLVVSVFCSARFLDDGDGGVDGDGRRRLLGLGLGLGRREDRRLVGFGRAVSDVGLTASVHDVVVHPSLQRRGIGRQIVERMTRVLHNRGIFDISALCTEKERPFFEACGFGDDAMGSTTMMYTGKMHR
- the LOC127774615 gene encoding uncharacterized protein LOC127774615 isoform X1, giving the protein MRPGAMAAAAAKLPRLTTSAALFPTPRPFGSPRPAKARPMPPPPPITISMDPAAVDPAHLQALMLACAHSCAIRPSPPSAAEDPVDLRKLRVALAHSFLVVSVFCSARFLDDGDGGVDGDGRRRLLGLGLGLGRREDRRLVGFGRAVSDVGLTASVHDVVVHPSLQRRGIGRQIVERMTRVLHNRGIFDISALCTEKESMWIWGRCNGFNNNDVHGKDAQIVHNDNCLKEDIDSSSGGLTVAA
- the LOC127774615 gene encoding uncharacterized protein LOC127774615 isoform X3; translation: MRPGAMAAAAAKLPRLTTSAALFPTPRPFGSPRPAKARPMPPPPPITISMDPAAVDPAHLQALMLACAHSCAIRPSPPSAAEDPVDLRKLRVALAHSFLVVSVFCSARFLDDGDGGVDGDGRRRLLGLGLGLGRREDRRLVGFGRAVSDVGLTASVHDVVVHPSLQRRGIGRQIVERMTRPFFEACGFGDDAMGSTTMMYTGKMHR